CCGGTGCCACGAGCACTGTCGATGTCGCGACACCCGACGCCAGTGTTCCGGGAGAGGATGAAACGGGAACCGAATCAGGCTATTGAGCGCTGTACCGAATCGGGACGTACCGATTCGCCAACAGGGGCTTGAGTGACGATGCAGCAAACGGGTGAACCTTCGGTCGAGGAAATTCTCGACTCGATCAAAAAGGTGATCGCACGCGACAATCGCGAAGGCGCGATCCTCGAACGCCGTCGGCGCACGGCCGCCACGATGCGCGAAAGTCTCGCCGAACCCGCCGAACCCGCCGATTCCGAAGAAGCCGACGAAGTGCTCGAACTCGCCGAGGAAATCGCCCTTGATGACGAGCGGGACGAGGATGAAGCCGAAGACGATGCGCTCACCCGGGGCGACACACGCGCGGCGATGAGCCAGAATTTCGCCGCGCTCGCCATGCTCGCCAAACCCGGCAAGCAGCCGCAGATCGTCCGTTCGGGCGAAACCTCGCTCGAGGGCCTGACGCGCGAAATGCTGCGTCCGATGCTGGCCCAATGGCTCGACGACAACCTGCCCGGCATGGTCGAGGATCTGGTCAAGGCCGAGATTGCACGGATTGCGGGCAAGCGCAGCTAAGCCTGCCGCGGTAAATTTGACGGCAAAACCGAAAGCCCTGCGCAAGGCCGAGCAAGCGCTGGCCAAGACCGGCGGCGCCATTGCCGAACGGCAGATCTTCCTGTGCGGCATCTCCGAGAAGCAGAAATGCTGCCGCCGCGACGAAGGCAAGCAGGCGTGGAACTACCTCAAGCGCCGGTTGAAGGAACTTGGTCTGGTCGGCCGCGAGGGGACCATCCAGCGGACCAAGGCCGATTGCCTGCAAATATGCGAGGCGGGACCCATCGCGGTCGTCTGGCCCGATAACGTGTGGTACCATTCGTGTCACCCCGAGGTACTCGAGGCGATCATCCAGCGCCATCTGATCGGCGGCGTGCCGGTCGAGGAATACCGTCTCAGACCAGCCGACTAGTCGTCGTCGCGGAGCGGGTCTTCGATGGCTTCGTCATGGCCGGTCCCCGAGGACAGGAACACCAGTCCCATCAGCGCGCTGGTCAGCAGCATGGTAAAGCCGACGCCGAGCGCGACGGCGATGTAGAAGTGGATCGACACTTCCTCGGCGCCGTGGCGGTACAGCAGCGCCATCGCGATCGCGACCACGCCAACCGTCAGCAGGAACATGAAGCGCATGATCCGCCGGTACCGCGCCCAGGCAAAGGCCGCGCTCTCGGGATCGTCCAGGGGAGATTTATGCGCCATCGCCAGCGCACATGGCGGGCCTGCGCTCCAGTTTCAACGCCGGGGTGCTGGACGATTCGCTTTTTGCAGGTGAAGATGGCATTCTGGCAGCAGCAAGGCGGAGGAGATGGCGCATGGAAATCGGCAGTCTGATCGAAGGGCGGGCGAACTCCGAGATCATCTCCTGCAATGTCGATACGCCCGTACGCGAAGCGGTTGCGCTGCTGGCCTCGAAGCGTATCGGCGCGGTCCCGGTGGTCGAAGCCGGGAAGGTAGTCGGCATTTTTTCCGAACGCGACGTAATCTATCGCCTCGCCGATGAAGGCGATGCCTGCCTGTCGCGGCCGCTGGGCGAGGTCATGACCGCGCCCGCGATCACCGTGCAGCGCACGACCTCGGTGCTCGAAGCGCTGGCGCTGATGACCCGGCGGCGGATCCGCCACTTGCCGGTAGTCGATGGCGAGGCGATGTGCGGTTTCATTTCGATCGGCGATCTGGTCAAGGCCCGGCTCGACGAGATCGAACACGAAGCCGAAGCCATGCGCGCATATATCCAGACCGCTTGAGACTGGGCTCGCGCCTCCCTACATCGCAGGCATGATCAATTCCCCCACCCTCACCGATGCCGCGGCGGCCCGTATCGCCGTGATCGCCGAGAAGCAGGCCAAGCCGGCCATCCTCCGCCTCTCGGTCGAAGGCGGCGGTTGTTCGGGCTTCCAGTACAAGTTCGGCCTCGCCGATGCGGCTGAAAGCGACGATGCGATCAGCGAGAAGGACGGGGTCAAGCTGCTCGTCGATCCTGTCAGCCTCGATCTCGTCGCGGGTAGCACGGTCGATTTCGTCGAATCGCTGGGCGGCGCGGCCTTCCGCGTCGAGAATCCGCAGGCGGCGGCAGGCTGCGGCTGCGGGTCGAGCTTCGGCATCTAGCCATCCTGCAGGGGCCGCACTGGGGCCGCTAGCCGCTGTGACAAGCGCCTGGCTTGACGCTGGCCAACCGCCCGTCAACGCCATAAGACCCCCCGCATGCGTATCGCCAGCTTCAACATCAACGGGATCAAGGCGCGCCTGCCGCGTCTGAAAGAATGGCTCGAGGAAACCCGGCCCACCGTCGCCTGCCTGCAGGAAATCAAGACGATGGACGAAGGCTTTCCCGCCGAGGAGTTCGAGAGCATCGGCTATAAGGCCATCTGGCATGGTCAGAAGAGCTTCAACGGCGTCGCTATCCTCGCCGACGGGGTTGAACCGTTGGAAACCCAGCGCGGCCTGCCCGGCGATCCCGAGGACGAACAATCACGCTATCTCGAGGCGGAAGTGAACGGCGTCCGCGTGGCGTCGATCTACCTGCCCAATGGCAACCCGCAACCGGGGCCGAAATTCGATTACAAGCTGGCCTGGATGAAACGGCTGCGCGCGCATGCGGCGACGCTGTGGGCGCAGGAAATCCCGACTGCACTGGCCGGCGATTACAATGTCATCCCCGAAGACAAGGATGTCTGGTCGGTGCGCGCGATGGCGAGCGACGCGCTGATGCAGCCCGAATCGCGCGATGCCTATGCCCGGCTACTGGGTGACGGCTGGACCGACGCGCTCGATACGCTCAATCCGCGCGGGGGCGTGTGGACCTATTGGGACTATAAGGCGGGCGCATGGCAGCGCGACCACGGGTTCCGCATCGACCACCTGCTGCTGTCCCCCGAGCTAGCCGTACGGTTGCAGGCAGCGGGCGTGGACAAGGAGCATCGCGGGCGCGAAAAGGCCAGCGATCATGCACCGGTCTGGGTCGACGTGCGCGACTAGCCGGTGCAGATCGAAAAGGGGCCCCCGCTCGCGCGAAGGCCCCTTCCCAAATAGACTTGCCTCAGCGGTAGAAGACGTGCGTGTCGATCGTCGCGAGCGCTACCTTGCGGCGGCTCCAGCTGGGCCGGACGTAGTTCGCGTGGAAGTACAGCGCATCGCTTGCTTCGCTGTCCCACAGGCCGCGGTGGGCGATGCGGGCAATGGCATGCGCACGCTGCCAGGCGCGCGAGCCGGTCTTGATCCGCGGCATACGGCCATGTTTGACGAAAGAGAATTGCGCGCGCTGGTAGACGACGCTGCAATAGCTCGACGGGAAACGGCGGTCTTCGGCGCGGTTGATGATCACCTGCGCAACCGCCAGCTGGCCGTCGAGCGGTTCGCCGCGCGATTCGAAATAGACCGCCCCGGCGAGGCACTGGAGTTCGTCGGAAAGCTGGCTGCCAGCGGGCATGGCGGCGACGAGCTCGCGCAGGCTGTCTGCCTGCGGTGCCGCGTCGGCGGAATTGTCTGATACGGCTTCCGCTGCGGGAAGCTCCTGCACCACTTCCTTCTCGACGAAGACTGGCACCACTTCTTCAGTGAGCTGTGCCTCGGTGGTGATGTCTGCGGTTGCTTGCGCCGCAACCTGGGCGTTGGCGCCGGAACCTTCGGCTCCCGCAAAAGTAGTAAAGGCGATTGCCGCGATGACCGCGGTAAACCCGGTAGTCTTGAATACCATTTTTCACTGACAACTAAGCGGTTGGCGGTCTGACGCAGGCTGGGATCCATGGCGCGTTGATGGCGTCCTGAAACTTGGATCCGATACGGACCTGCCGGCCACCCCCCGTCTGCGTGCTAGCGTGTCGACCCCATTGCCGTCCTAACGCCGCCTGCGCATCGAAGCTGGCGGGCAAATAGTCGCAATTGATATTAAGTCAAGTTAACCCGCCGCCCCTGCGACGAACCGTTCTGCATTTTCGATATCCAGCTCGATAACCCAGCAGTCGGGGTCGGCGCGCCGACGCTTGGTCACGTATTCGTCAAATTCTCTTGTGTTTTCATTGTCTTGCGTGCGTGTGCAGACGAATGCGCGCGACCCGTCGAGCTGGGGCATACGCTCCCACAAGCGGGTATTTCCGCCACTTTGCGTGGTTAATACCAGCAGGGTGCCCGCGTCTTTCTCCCCCTTCTGGAGGACCATGCCAAAACCGCCCGCCCCTTCGACCGCACGGATCAGGCCCGAAACCTCGACATGGGCAGGCAGGCGCGCATCCACTATGCTCAGCCTTCGGTGAGATAGCCGGGGAGGCTCGACAGCGGGATATGCGAGCGCATGAAGGTCCCCGTTCCGCGGCCGATTTCATCGCCCTCGTCATCGACCAGCCGCGATTCGGCGACGAACACGCGTTTGCGTCCGCTAACCCAGCGCCCCTCGGCGACCACTTGTCCCACCCGCACCGGCTTGGTGAAATGCAGGTTGAACGAGGTCGTCAGCAGGAAACGGTCGGTGACGAAGGTGTTCGCAGCATAGAAACCGGCATCGTCGAGCATCTTGAAAT
This genomic window from Qipengyuania sp. HL-TH1 contains:
- a CDS encoding DUF1491 family protein — protein: MDARLPAHVEVSGLIRAVEGAGGFGMVLQKGEKDAGTLLVLTTQSGGNTRLWERMPQLDGSRAFVCTRTQDNENTREFDEYVTKRRRADPDCWVIELDIENAERFVAGAAG
- a CDS encoding (2Fe-2S) ferredoxin domain-containing protein, with the protein product MTAKPKALRKAEQALAKTGGAIAERQIFLCGISEKQKCCRRDEGKQAWNYLKRRLKELGLVGREGTIQRTKADCLQICEAGPIAVVWPDNVWYHSCHPEVLEAIIQRHLIGGVPVEEYRLRPAD
- the erpA gene encoding iron-sulfur cluster insertion protein ErpA — protein: MINSPTLTDAAAARIAVIAEKQAKPAILRLSVEGGGCSGFQYKFGLADAAESDDAISEKDGVKLLVDPVSLDLVAGSTVDFVESLGGAAFRVENPQAAAGCGCGSSFGI
- a CDS encoding cell wall hydrolase, producing the protein MVFKTTGFTAVIAAIAFTTFAGAEGSGANAQVAAQATADITTEAQLTEEVVPVFVEKEVVQELPAAEAVSDNSADAAPQADSLRELVAAMPAGSQLSDELQCLAGAVYFESRGEPLDGQLAVAQVIINRAEDRRFPSSYCSVVYQRAQFSFVKHGRMPRIKTGSRAWQRAHAIARIAHRGLWDSEASDALYFHANYVRPSWSRRKVALATIDTHVFYR
- a CDS encoding CBS domain-containing protein, coding for MEIGSLIEGRANSEIISCNVDTPVREAVALLASKRIGAVPVVEAGKVVGIFSERDVIYRLADEGDACLSRPLGEVMTAPAITVQRTTSVLEALALMTRRRIRHLPVVDGEAMCGFISIGDLVKARLDEIEHEAEAMRAYIQTA
- the xth gene encoding exodeoxyribonuclease III, producing MRIASFNINGIKARLPRLKEWLEETRPTVACLQEIKTMDEGFPAEEFESIGYKAIWHGQKSFNGVAILADGVEPLETQRGLPGDPEDEQSRYLEAEVNGVRVASIYLPNGNPQPGPKFDYKLAWMKRLRAHAATLWAQEIPTALAGDYNVIPEDKDVWSVRAMASDALMQPESRDAYARLLGDGWTDALDTLNPRGGVWTYWDYKAGAWQRDHGFRIDHLLLSPELAVRLQAAGVDKEHRGREKASDHAPVWVDVRD
- a CDS encoding PaaI family thioesterase, which encodes MTGAATSGAERHHRALESLYASAPVNALFPSRLEITGEGTSRITFDVTEEVYHAAGAAHGTIYFKMLDDAGFYAANTFVTDRFLLTTSFNLHFTKPVRVGQVVAEGRWVSGRKRVFVAESRLVDDEGDEIGRGTGTFMRSHIPLSSLPGYLTEG
- a CDS encoding DUF2497 domain-containing protein yields the protein MQQTGEPSVEEILDSIKKVIARDNREGAILERRRRTAATMRESLAEPAEPADSEEADEVLELAEEIALDDERDEDEAEDDALTRGDTRAAMSQNFAALAMLAKPGKQPQIVRSGETSLEGLTREMLRPMLAQWLDDNLPGMVEDLVKAEIARIAGKRS